From Algoriphagus sp. NG3, the proteins below share one genomic window:
- a CDS encoding LytTR family DNA-binding domain-containing protein: MITCIIIDDEQHAIDLLKLHINQVPFLGLKGTFLNPVAALEFLHEEQVDLIFLDVQLPGMSGIEFLETIQNRNKVILTTAYNSYAIEGFDHAVVDYLLKPIAFPRFMRAAQRALALFKPASEQAEDDFIMVKTESKGKLLKINFNDILYVEGLKNYVGFHTIDGTRVIALLNLKDLEIRLPTSNFARIHKSFIVSIKAIEQIDGNLVWLKGSINSIPIGVSYREDFIATLEKKMLTNRKSID; this comes from the coding sequence ATGATAACCTGTATAATCATAGATGATGAACAGCATGCCATAGACTTGCTCAAACTTCATATCAATCAAGTGCCTTTTCTTGGGTTAAAAGGTACATTTTTAAACCCGGTGGCGGCATTGGAATTTCTGCATGAGGAGCAGGTAGATCTCATATTTTTGGATGTGCAACTACCGGGGATGAGTGGCATTGAGTTTTTGGAGACCATTCAGAATAGAAATAAAGTGATACTGACAACGGCATATAATAGCTATGCCATAGAAGGTTTTGACCATGCTGTCGTGGACTACCTGCTCAAACCCATTGCTTTTCCGAGATTTATGAGAGCGGCTCAACGTGCCCTGGCCTTATTCAAGCCTGCTTCTGAGCAGGCAGAAGATGATTTTATAATGGTAAAGACTGAATCTAAGGGAAAATTGTTAAAAATTAATTTTAACGATATCCTGTATGTAGAAGGACTTAAAAACTATGTAGGTTTTCATACAATTGACGGAACTCGTGTAATAGCTCTTCTTAATTTGAAAGATCTGGAGATTCGCCTTCCCACTAGCAATTTTGCCCGTATCCATAAATCCTTTATTGTCTCGATCAAAGCCATAGAGCAAATTGATGGAAATCTAGTGTGGTTAAAAGGTAGTATCAATTCCATTCCGATCGGGGTTTCCTATAGAGAGGATTTTATAGCCACTTTAGAAAAAAAGATGCTTACTAATAGAAAGTCAATTGACTAG